In the Acetobacterium sp. KB-1 genome, GATAAATATTTTTCTTATCTTTATCAACGAATTTTACAATAAAGTCAAATATTTCTTTTATATTTGGCAGTTCCTGAAAGGTTACAAAAACAGAGCTCAAAATCAAATAACAATGATTGCAATCCAAAAAATCTGATAGTTTTAATTGAATTTCATCGGTTAAATATCTTTCCTTTTCAAGTGGGATAATAATATAAATATTGGATTCCAAAAAAACACATTTTGAATTTTTTATGATTCTTTCAATATAATTCATAATTGTAATATAATAATCCGTTCTTATCATACCTTTTCGAAATGAAATAAGACCCATCTGGTATTTTGAGCTCAATTTGAACCCCAGCTTTAAGAGATGCTTATTGATGGCGTTTCGATCTGATAATTCTCCTGATATGGTATCCAGTAAAAATTGCTCATAGAAAAACCCCCGATCTGGCTTTTTATCATAAAAGGCATTAATATTTTCATTGATATGTTCAACAATATAATTAAATAGCTGAATCGTATGTTTTTCAAAGGGATTGTAAAAATCATTTTTCTTATGCATGCCGATCATCGCCACTGCATGTCTGCCATTTAGTAGTGCTGAGACTTTTAAATAATGACCGCTGATATTCGAAGGTATTTCAATTGTTGGCGGATCTAATTTAATAATATCTTTAATTTTAGGTTCGCTGATAGAAACTAAATCATAATGTTCATAACCATAACCTTCTTTCATTGCCTGCCAGATAAGATCATCAGGCGCATCCATTTTTGAACTGATCGCCAGAACGTTATGATTTAAATCCAACATACAAAGCGGCATCTCTAATATTTCGGTAGCTAAGTCGATGAGTTTTTGAAAATTGACATCCTTATAGACCAATTTATTGAATTTCTCACTTAAATTATTGTATTTTTTAAATGTGGAAATAGTAATATTGAGGATCATTTCAATTGAAATATTACTGACAACAAGGATGTTCAAGTACAAATAGTTTTCCATCTTGAAATCTCCAGGTATGCCGCAGCATAAGATATTCAAATTATTTGGTAAATATTGAGGATTAAGGAATTCTGCGGCTTTAAAAATATATAGATTGGAAGTATCCAAATCATCTGAGCCTGCAACATATAATTCGTAAGAATCAAGCTGCAACTCATCATTGCTTATATGACCAAATTTTATATAGGGTTCGATGCTGTTTTTTATAATACTCATACTTAGCTTCATGGATCTCGCTCCTCAAAATTATTTACCTATACAATTTTTTACATTTGAATAGCTGTTTTAGCTATGATAAACCGATGATTTCCCCATCTTCGCTAATATCCATACCGTTGGCTGCCGGCACTTTTGGCAGACCGGGCATGGTCATGATTGCACCAGTAATTGCTACCACAAAACCGGCGCCGGCGGATAGACGAATTTCTTTCACGTGGATGTCAAAGTTTCGGGGTGCCCCAAGCAGAGCGGCATCATCTGAGAAGGAATACTGGGTTTTTGCCATGCACACCGGCAGATGATCAAAGCCCAGAGCAACAATCTCATCCAGTTGTTGCTTGGCTTCTAAACTGAAGACCACGCCATCAGCCCGGTAAATTTCTTTGGCAATGGTTTCGATCTTTTCTTCGATGGGCAGTTCCAGTGCATAAAGCGGTGTGTAAGGTGTCGCATTCTGATCACAGAGTCTGACCACTTCTTCAGCCAGCTCGACCCCGCCTTTTCCACCTTGTGAAAAGACATCGGAGAGCACGACTTTAACATCTTCTTTTTCACAGGCCTGTTTGATGGCATCAAATTCAGCAACCGTATCGGTGGGAAACTTGTTGATGGCAACCACAACCGGCACGTTGAATTTTTTCAGGTTTTCCAGATGCTGAACAATGTTGGCACTGCCAAGTTCCACTGCTTTGACATTTTCGTTGGCCAATTCTGCTTTTTCAACGCCGCCATTCATTTTCAGCGCCCGTACGGTTGCCACAATCACTACCACACTGGGGCTGATGCCGGCATAACGGCATTTAATATCAAAGAACTTTTCGGCTCCCAGGTCGGCGCCAAATCCAGCTTCGGTTACCACGTAATCCGCCAGTTTCAAAGCAGTTTTAGTGGCCAGGACTGAGTTGCAACCATGGGCGATATTGGCAAAGGGACCGCCATGAATGAAGGCCGGGGTATTTTCCAGAGTTTGCACCAGATTGGGTTTGATGGCGTCTTTTAACAGCAATTCCATAGCCCCGGTAGCTTCCAGATCGTTGGCGGTCACTGCTTTACCGTCGGTGTTATAAGCGACGATCATCCGGCCCAGACGTTCTTTTAAATCAGTCAGGCTGGAGGCCAGACAGAGAATTGCCATGATTTCCGAGGCTACCGTAATATCATAACCGGTTTCCCGGGCAATCCCATTGGCGCGACTCCCTCTTGCAACAGTGATCCTTCTTAATGCCCGGTCATTCATGTCAACCACCCGACGCCAGACAATCCGGTCCATATCAATGTTTAAGGCATTTCCCTGATGGAGGTGATTATCCAGCAGGGCTGCCAGCAGGCTGTGGGCGGAAGTAATGGCATGGAAATCGCCGGTAAAATGCAGGTTGATATCATCCATTGGCACAACCTGTGAGTGGCTGCCAGCAGGCTGTGGGCGGAAGTAATGGCATGGAAATCGCCGGTAAAATGCAGGTTGATATCATCCATTGGCACAACCTGTGAGTGGCTGCCAGCAGGCTGTGGGCGGAAGTAATGGCATGGAAATCGCCGGTAAAATGCAGGTTGATATCATCCATTGGCACAACCTGTGAGTAACCGCCGCCGGCAGCACCGCCTTTGACCCCAAAGCAGGGTCCCAGGGACGGTTCTCTTAAGGTGGTGATGGTTTTCTTGCCAATGTAGTTGAGCGCCATGGACAGACCCACATTGGTGGTCGTTTTTCCTTCCCCAGCTGGTGTCGGGTTGATGGCCGTTACCAGCACCAGTTTACCGTCTGGTTTATCCTGATTGTCTTTTAATACCGATAGTGACACCTTGGCTTTGTGATTGCCGTAAAGCTCCAGTTGATCACCAGTTTACCGTCTGGTTTATCCTGATTGTCTTTTAATACCGATAGTGACACCTTGGCTTTGTGATTGCCGTAAAGCTCCAGTTGATCACCAGTTTACCGTCTGGTTTATCCTGATTGTCTTTTAATACCGATAGTGACACCTTGGCTTTGTGATTGCCGTAAAGCTCCAGTTGATCCTCTGGAATACCCAGTTTTGAAGCAACATCTGCAATCGGTTGCAGATTTGCTTCCTGTGCGATCTGTACGTCTGTTTTCATAAATTCTCCTATTTCTGTTTCACATAATTTAAAATGTTGATATGCTAATTCAATTTTTGATGTTCATTATAATATACTCATTTTTGTTTGTAATCGTTTTTTAATTAGAAATATCAACATACATTTCGTCAGTAATAACCAAAGTAGGCAATTTTCTTACCCAACAAAAAAGACCCGCTATTAAAAATTTTAGTTAATAATAGCTGGATCTTTTCCGTACTGGTTAAATATTTAATTGTTTTTTTTGTTAAACTGAAGGAATCTTAATCCATTGTGCCGACGGGTATTTGGCTGACATCCACTTTCTGGTTTCTGCCTTCGTCCATATAAGGATAACGGACAATTTTAGCACGAATTTTCTTCTGTTTTGTTCCCGGATCACCCCAGAGAACATAGACTTCGTTGCCAATAATGTTTTGAGCTTTTTCAATTGAACAAAGTGAAATCATTTTTTTGTAATACCATGCAATCATACGGCCGGTACTAATACCGATCTCGTTTCCATCTTGATCAAGCACCATATCAGCATGGTAACTCGGATGACCGAAAGAAAAATCATCAGGCATAGCAATATCCTGGAAAGGGTCTTCGGTAAACTGAGAACGGTGTATCTCGAGAATATCATCGATATTCCACTCAAGGGTGGTCATTTGTCGATAAGTACCTTCTTCTTCAATTTTCATTAGCGCTTCTTTTCCAATGAAATCATGATCGTAGTTGATGGTTTTACCCCAACCGAGTTCAATTGGGTTACGATATCGTTTTTGAAGATCTTTGCCCATACTTCCGCTAAGCGCATCATTCGAAATCAAATCGCCTGCTACCATGCCATTGGCTGATAAAAATGCAGCAAATGCTTCGTTTTCAAACCATGGGAACAGGAAGTCAATATAAGCTTGCGGGAAACCATTTTCCCAATGGGTCATATTATAAGCAGCGACTCCAAGTCGCTCAATGCCATATTTTTGGCCGGCCTTCATGATCATCTCAAACACAGGAATGGAATCTTCAATATTGCCATGGACCTCGTACGCCAATGAACCTGCCATCCCGACACGAATAATCGTTACTTCGGCGCCGGCTATTTTTGTTTTTTTCATTCCAAAGAATGGGATATCATGTAAATTAACGCCGCTTGCCGCATCAAGAATCTGTAACGAAGTTGGTCCGCCTAGTTGGAATAAAAATACTTTTTCTGTTAAATCTTCGCCCCAAACATCCATTCCGCTTGTATGAACACAGTACGCAACCCATGGTGCCAGCCAGTAGGTAATGAACTCTTCTTCACCAGTTCTCATCAGTACGCCATCCATCATTACTCTGCCTGCTTCGTCGCACATGATTCCATGCTTGCCTTTATTGATCGGGAATGTACCAAAGGAATTGCCAAAATATTTATTTAAAAACTTGAATGAATCAGGACCGCCAAATTTATATGTCGGCGACGGATTTAAACCAGTGTGAATATAACAGCTTTCATGCCATGCCACTTCTTCCGCTCTCCAACCACTGTACTCGCTTGGCTGCAAACCCGCTTGATAAGGATTTGCGGCATAGGTGCAATAGTGATGCAGATTTCTTGCTTGAGAAAGGTCCGGTGGAACGACCGGGCTGTGAAATAAACCAAAATTCGTTTCTTTTTCATAACTTAATGCCAGTTCTTTGTAACTCATAAAATTACCTCCCGTATTTGTAAATGTTTTCTAAGGTCATTATAGATCGTTTTCATTTTTATTGAAAACGAATAAATAGAATCCTCTCATTCCAAATATTCGTAAAGAAAAGATTATATATTGCTTTTTGTGTTTTATTCTTTTCATTTAGTTAATTTTTGATCATTAACGAGATTAGTTGCAAACTAAGCTGTGAAACTTAATTTATTATCGTAAAGACAACTTTATTTATTTATTATTTGATCAAATTATTTTAAATTAGTAAAATGCTGCAATACATATTTTACAGAAAAAAGCCTTCCAGATCAAAATAAATTAATCTGGAAGGCCCAATATACCCTGGAATATAAAATTGAGTTAAATGGTCTAAATCCTTTTATCAAAGATTCTTCAAAAATCCAACTTCAGTTAATATTTCATCATAAGCATTGAAGAGCCATTACTATGTGGATGCTTTAGATAAATTATTGTTTGAATGAATAATAAATTCGCTCCATTACATTTTATCGAACAAGTGCATACATACACGAATCAGCTAGTTCGGAGTTTTTATAAACACTTTTCTTAAATGTTCCTTCCAGTTGAAAGCCAGCTTTTTCTAAAGCACGGCGGGCACCACTGTTTTCGGAAAATGGTCTGGCATAGATTCGCATGAGATCGGATCCTGAAAAAACTTTTTTGCATAATTCGATAATTGCTTGTGTCGTGATCCCTTTTCCCCAGTAAGATTCTCCCAGCCAAAACCCTAATTCACCGCTTTTACAGCCAATATCATCTTGCCTCAGTAGGCTAATTGAACCTGCAACCTGATCATCAATGACAATCGCTTGACTTATTTGTTTTTGTCTGAATTGCGTCTTATTTTTTAGGATAAATAAATGAGCATCGTCCAGCGTATACGGGTACGGAAAGGTATTTCGCAAATGGCCGGCCACTTGGGGATTATTTGCGAGTGGCACAATTTTCGGTGCATCGGTCAGCTCCCATGCTCGTAATTGAAATTTCATCGGTTAACTCCCTGATTTTATAAATTTTTTAAGGATATGATTCAGCGACACGGTCATTGAACCATAATTTTATTTCTTTCTTAAACGATTCTTCTGAATCGCTGCAATGAATCAGATTATGACAATTTCGGCCTTCCTGATTGGCGTCCGCCATCGAGTCTTTTCCATAATCTCCGCGAATTGTTCCTGGAAATGCCTTGCTTGGATCGGTTGCGCCGGTTAAAAGCCGGGCGTTTGGAATCGCATCCGGCCCATCCTGGCTTAAAATGATCGGTATCATACCCTTGTTCAGCAAATCTGATACGATGATCGTTTTAAACGTTGGTCCGAGTTTTTCTATGACTTCTTGATAATGCTGCAAAATCAAGGTTTCACTGGCTTTTTTAAAACCAACTATTTCAATCCCAAAATTATGTTCTTTAAAACGGCTGATAATGGTTTCAACCAATTCAGCCGCCAGCGCATCGGGTTTCATGATGATAAATGCATAAGATTTCATTTTCTTAGCCTCTCTTTGATTTAAATTTTTGAATTTTTTATTTCTTAAAAAACCTTTTTATTAAAAAACAATGATCCGATCCGTACCAGTCATTGTGATAGGGGCAACAATCACTGGTACGCTGAATCATTGTTTTTTAATTTATTTGGAACGATTTATTAATGAAATGTATGAAATAAATCTGCGGTAGTATTGGTATTGTTCAGGTTTTAGCTTTTGTTTTTACTAACTCTTTTAAAATACTGGTTTAATCCATTAATGATTGAGATAAACTTTATGACAAACCGATGATTTCCCCATCTTCGGTAATATCCATCCCATTGGCGGCCGGCACTTTTGGCAGTCCGGGCATGGTCATGATTGCACCGGTAATCGCCACCACAAAACCTGCTCCGGCGGATAAGCGAATTTCTTTTACGTGGATATCAAAGTTCCGGGGTGCGCCCAGCAGGGCCGCATCATCCGAGAAGGAATACTGGGTTTTCGCCATACACACCGGCAGGTGATCAAAGCCCAGGGCAACAATCTCATCCAGTTGTTGCTTGGCTTCCAGACTGAAGACCACGCCATCAGCCCGATAGATTTCTTTGGCAATGGTTTCGATCTTTTCTTCGATCGGCAGTTCCAGTTCATAAAGCGGTTTGTAAGGAGCTACATTTTGATCACAGAGTCTGACCACTTCTTCAGCCAGCTCGACCCCGCCTTTTCCGCCCTGGGAAAAAACATCAGAGAGAATCACTTTTACCTCTTTTGCTTCACAGGATTTGATGACGGCATCAAATTCGGCAGCCGTATCGGTTGGGAATTTATTGAGCGCTACAACAACCGGCACTTCAAACTTCTTCAGGTTTTCCAGATGCTGAAGCAGGTTGGCACTGCCGGAAACCACCGCTTTGACATTTTCTTTGGACAATTCCGCTTTTTCGACGCCGCCATTCATTTTCAAAGCTCGAACGGTAGCCACAATCACCACGGCGCTGGGGCTGATACCAGCATAACGGCATTTGATGTCAAAGAACTTTTCGGCTCCCAGGTCGGCGCCGAAGCCGGCTTCGGTTACCACGTAATCCGCCAGTTTTAAAGCGGTTTTAGTCGCCAGGACCGAGTTACAGCCGTGGGCGATATTGGCAAAAGGTCCGCCATGAATAAAGGCCGGGGTATTTTCCAATGTTTGCACCAGATTAGGTTTGATGGCATCTTTTAACAGCAGGGCCATGGCGCCGGTGGCTTCCAGATCACTTGCGGTCACCGCTTTACCGTCGGTGTTGTAGGCTACGATCATCCGTCCCAGACGTTCTTTTAAATCGGTCAGACTGGAGGCCAGACAGAGAATCGCCATGATTTCTGAGGCCACGGTAATGTCATAGCCGGTTTCCCGTTCAACGCCGTTGGCGCGACTGCCTTGTCCGACGGTAATTTTTCGCAGGGCCCGATCATTCATATCCACTACCCGACGCCAGACAATCCGGTCCATATCAATGTTTAAGGCGTTTCCCTGATGGAGGTGATTATCCAGCAAGGCTGCCAGCAGGCTGTGGGCGGAAGTAATGGCATGGAAATCGCCGGTAAAATGCAGGTTGATATCATCCATTGGCACAACCTGTGAGTAACCGCCGCCGGCAGCACCGCCTTTGACCCCAAAGCAGGGTCCCAGGGACGGTTCTCTTAAGGTGGTGATGGTTTTCTTGCCAATGTAGTTGAGCGCCATGGACAGACCCACATTGGTGGTCGTTTTTCCTTCCCCAGCTGGTGTCGGGTTGATGGCCGTTACCAGCACCAGTTTACCGTCTGGTTTATCCTGATTGTCTTTTAATACCGATAGTGACACCTTGGCTTTGTGATTGCCGTAAAGCTCCAGTTGATCTCCTAAAATACCCAGTTTTTGGGCAACATTTGCAATCGGTTGCAATGTTGCTTCTTGTGCGATTTGTACGTCTGTTTTCATTTTCAATAATTCTCACTTTCAAAATAATTCCCATTTTTTATTAGATCTGATTGTAAAATACTCCCCCGTTCATCAGCCAGTTTTAGAGTTGACCAGCTAATGCCAGGGGAGCCTGTCACATTAAAATTTTATCAAAAGAGATTTTTCAAATTGAGGGAGGTTTTCAATCTGATTTTTTCTTTAAACTATTATTTAACAGTCGGATGCGGTATTTTTTCGACATCAAATGTTTCGTTTCGGTATTCTTCATTGTAATATGGGAACGCCGCAATTTTTGCACGAATTTCCATCTGTCTGCCATCTGCGTCTCCCCAGATTACAACGACATCTTTGCCTTCTACTACTTTATCTCTTTCCAGATACGCCAGTGAAATCATTCTGCGATGATAAAAATCCTGGGTTCTTCCGGTGGCGACCCCAATTACTTTTCCATCAAGCATGACTTTACTCATAACGAAAGGTCTTTCGCCGCCATCACCTGTCGATGTAATATCAGCAGCCGGTTCAACATCTTGTCCCATGAAGGAGGAAGCAACGACGGCCGCCACATCTTCGGCATTCCATTCTAAAGTCGTTATTTTTCGCGGTGGATTATCCTTAATTTTTAATAATGTTTCTTTCCCGATAAAATCGTGATCCCAGTTGATCAGATAATCCCAATCAAGATCAAACGGAGTTACAAACGCATTTTCCACATTGTCGCTGGCACTGCCCTCAAATGGATAGTTTGTTCTTAAGTAATTTGCATAGCTGCAATTTTTCATGTCATCTCTTAATTTATCGGATTTCATGTAATCAGCCATTTTTTCACCACTGGTCAGTGATGGATACCAGAACTGAATCCATTGGTTTGGATAACCACCCTGGGTGTGATTTCTGCAGTACTGGGCAAATCCCAACCGTTTGATTCCAAATTCTTCACCGGCTGCTAAGATCGCTGCAAATGCTTTGTCGGCATTTTCCAATGCTCCATGCATCTCATAAGCAAGACATCCTGACATGCCAAGTCTGACAATGGACATATCGGTTCCAGCAATTTTAACGTCCATTTTTCCGGCAAATTTCATTTCGTGTAAGTCGCTGCCGGTCGCTTTTTCCATAATTTCCAGCGATTTGGGTCCATCGATTTGATAAAAGTATTCATCATAAACCCATTTTCCTTTAACGTCCATCCCAAGGGTATCAACATAATATGAAACGGCTGGTGCCAGCCAGTATGTCCGTAGAGTCTGTTCATCGATGCGGGTTACCAAACCATCCGCCAGCAATTGCCCTTTTTCATTGCAAAGCAGTGCATGTCGTGAAGAGCTAACCTTCAATTTTGAAAAGTCTCGGTTGACACAAACATAGTTCATTAATTTATCAGCATCCGGTCCATACACATCATATACCGGTGAAATATTTAAGAAAGCTCCCAACCAGGCACTGCTGCGTGCTGCCAATAATTCTTCTTTTGGAGACGTTACCACTGATGGTAAAAATTTACTGTTACCAAAGTGCATAAAATGCAATGCACCATTATTTACAGAATGATCAATAGAAAACATATTAAAGTACTCCTTGTTATCGTTTTTAATTCTATACCGGCCAGTATAAGCTTAGCTCAATTATAGATCCTGAGACAGAAATTGTGAAATTCTAAATTTAGCAGTTATTTATACCAAAATTGCATAAGTGACCTTGCTATCACAACAATATTTTAGTAAGATGTAAGTAACGGAGGATACTACCGATGATAAATATTGATTATATGATTGAATACATCACCTTGGCTGAAAACTTGAATTTTTCGAAAACCGCAGAAATTTTACATGTTGCTCAGCCTGCTTTAAGTCGCCATATCGCTGCTATTGAAGAGGAAATGGGTGTCAAACTCTTTTCGCGAAGTACCCGCAGTGTCGCCATTACCCCAGCCGGGAAATCTGTCTATGATCAATTTAAAAAGATCATCCGCATCTATAATCAGACTTGCGAACAAGCTTTGATGTTGTCTGATGAAGCATTTGGAACATTAAAAATCAGCAGCCCTTACTATTGGACTGCTGATTATACGGAACCGATTGTTTTTGAATTTTCGAAATTATATCCGCAGCATCAAATTGAAATTATCTCCTGCCAGCCTAACGAGGGTATGAACCAGCTAAAACGCGGTGAAAGCGATCTTTTACTGACCTGCGATTTCGGCTTTGAGCCGGATAGCCATATCCGCAGATTTGTTTTCGCTACTGAACTAATGGGTGTCATTCTATTAACTGACAATCCTCTTGCGCAAAAAACATCGATTTCCATTGCCGATTTAAATGACTGCGTGTTAATCCTCTTGAATCCGGAAGATGCCTATAACAATATTTTAAATACCGAAATCCTGCGATTATTCGCCACTTATCAGATTGAACCGGCAAAGATTGTGTATTCCCAACAGGTTGATACCATCGGCATGGTTATCCAGAAATCTCAGGGCATTTCGATTGTCCCCTATGGCCTCAGACATATGGATCGGGATTATACCAAGATGATTCCATTAAACAAAGCTGAGCTTACCATGCAAACAAGTTTTTACTACAAAATAGGTAATAACAATCCTTTGATCCCGCAGTTTTTGCGGGTAGCAAAAGATGTTTTTGCTCATTAATAAGATGCTCTTTCAAAATACCTCTAAACTGTTAAAGAAAAAATCAGCAAGCTGAAATGGATGCTATTGATAACATTTAGGCATTAATGTATCATTGAAAAAAACATAGAGATGCTTTATAATTTAAATAATATCCCTCAGCACTACATAAAACCATACATGAATTAAGCTATCTCATTATGATCTTTGTGTTGAAATTAAAATTGGAGGAAGCCCATGTCGCGAGTTGATTTTCTGGATTTCAGACTTTATCAGATCCAGCTTTTTCTGGTTGTCTGTGAATGCAAAAGTTTTACCACTGCTTCACAAATGCTAAATACCACCCAGTCCGCTGTCAGCAAATCAATTACTTCAATGGAAACAACACTTGGCTTTCCTCTATTTGAAAGAAAAAAAAATCGACTTGAACTGACCGAAGCCAGCCGAATTCTATACGCTGAGTGGAAGCATGCAATCCGCAACATTCAGTCATCAATTGATAAAGCTTATTCTGCTTACTATAAGCGACAATCCAGTTTAATCATTGGTGAGCCTGATTCCATGCGGACTGATAAAGATTATCTGCCTGCAATCAAAGATTTTCAAGTAATGCATCCCGAGTTAAATATTTCATTTGTTGAAAAGCCCATCGGAGAACTGATCTCGAATCTTTTGACCGATGAATTAGATGTTGCGATTACTGTTGATTATGAAATTCCCTCATTAAAAAATTTAGATGTTAATTGGAAGATCATTGCCGAAAGTCCGAAGCTTACGATTATTATGCATATCAACAATCCGCTGGCTGCGAAAGATAAGTTAGAGATAATTGATTTAAAGAATGAAGAATTTATCGTCATGTCTCCGCTGGGCCATCAAAATTACATCGATCTGTTAGTTAGACTATGTAATGCCCAAGGGTTCGAACCTAAAATCAATTCTTCTGCCCCAAACGCACGATCGATGATGAGTACATTAATCCGTTCTCAATCTGGAATCGTATTAGGTAATCGATTTCTTTATGATGGCAATAGCCCGGAATTGAAACACTTTGAACTGGATAATACCGAGAGCAGTTTGATTATTGTGTGGAAAAATCAAACAGAACGGCCAATTGTCAATGATTTTATTAAGGCGGTTGTAGAAAATGAGCAATACAAAGATGTTAATTGAATATCCCAATCTCCCCGGTAGAGAAATATCAAAATCTTTGATATTGGCAGCATTAATCACTGCCAGTAAGATGATTCCTCAGTATTCCGGTGCACTTCCCGCTCAATCATCACTAGAAAAGCGGCCTCACTACCGTGACAATCAGAATCCAACCTGT is a window encoding:
- a CDS encoding CdaR family transcriptional regulator — encoded protein: MKLSMSIIKNSIEPYIKFGHISNDELQLDSYELYVAGSDDLDTSNLYIFKAAEFLNPQYLPNNLNILCCGIPGDFKMENYLYLNILVVSNISIEMILNITISTFKKYNNLSEKFNKLVYKDVNFQKLIDLATEILEMPLCMLDLNHNVLAISSKMDAPDDLIWQAMKEGYGYEHYDLVSISEPKIKDIIKLDPPTIEIPSNISGHYLKVSALLNGRHAVAMIGMHKKNDFYNPFEKHTIQLFNYIVEHINENINAFYDKKPDRGFFYEQFLLDTISGELSDRNAINKHLLKLGFKLSSKYQMGLISFRKGMIRTDYYITIMNYIERIIKNSKCVFLESNIYIIIPLEKERYLTDEIQLKLSDFLDCNHCYLILSSVFVTFQELPNIKEIFDFIVKFVDKDKKNIYHFHEYVSIYSMDLLAKKISMDNLFHPLIQKLIDYDQEHKSNYYETFKIFIRNQSSYTITSKDLHMHRNSLKNRINRIEELLGDDYKRPEIREELIFYMRYMDEF
- a CDS encoding formate--tetrahydrofolate ligase → MKTDVQIAQEANLQPIADVASKLGIPEDQLELYGNHKAKVSLSVLKDNQDKPDGKLVINWSFTAITKPRCHYRY
- a CDS encoding aminomethyltransferase family protein, coding for MSYKELALSYEKETNFGLFHSPVVPPDLSQARNLHHYCTYAANPYQAGLQPSEYSGWRAEEVAWHESCYIHTGLNPSPTYKFGGPDSFKFLNKYFGNSFGTFPINKGKHGIMCDEAGRVMMDGVLMRTGEEEFITYWLAPWVAYCVHTSGMDVWGEDLTEKVFLFQLGGPTSLQILDAASGVNLHDIPFFGMKKTKIAGAEVTIIRVGMAGSLAYEVHGNIEDSIPVFEMIMKAGQKYGIERLGVAAYNMTHWENGFPQAYIDFLFPWFENEAFAAFLSANGMVAGDLISNDALSGSMGKDLQKRYRNPIELGWGKTINYDHDFIGKEALMKIEEEGTYRQMTTLEWNIDDILEIHRSQFTEDPFQDIAMPDDFSFGHPSYHADMVLDQDGNEIGISTGRMIAWYYKKMISLCSIEKAQNIIGNEVYVLWGDPGTKQKKIRAKIVRYPYMDEGRNQKVDVSQIPVGTMD
- a CDS encoding GNAT family N-acetyltransferase; the protein is MKFQLRAWELTDAPKIVPLANNPQVAGHLRNTFPYPYTLDDAHLFILKNKTQFRQKQISQAIVIDDQVAGSISLLRQDDIGCKSGELGFWLGESYWGKGITTQAIIELCKKVFSGSDLMRIYARPFSENSGARRALEKAGFQLEGTFKKSVYKNSELADSCMYALVR
- a CDS encoding nucleoside-diphosphate kinase, with the protein product MKSYAFIIMKPDALAAELVETIISRFKEHNFGIEIVGFKKASETLILQHYQEVIEKLGPTFKTIIVSDLLNKGMIPIILSQDGPDAIPNARLLTGATDPSKAFPGTIRGDYGKDSMADANQEGRNCHNLIHCSDSEESFKKEIKLWFNDRVAESYP
- a CDS encoding formate--tetrahydrofolate ligase, whose translation is MKTDVQIAQEATLQPIANVAQKLGILGDQLELYGNHKAKVSLSVLKDNQDKPDGKLVLVTAINPTPAGEGKTTTNVGLSMALNYIGKKTITTLREPSLGPCFGVKGGAAGGGYSQVVPMDDINLHFTGDFHAITSAHSLLAALLDNHLHQGNALNIDMDRIVWRRVVDMNDRALRKITVGQGSRANGVERETGYDITVASEIMAILCLASSLTDLKERLGRMIVAYNTDGKAVTASDLEATGAMALLLKDAIKPNLVQTLENTPAFIHGGPFANIAHGCNSVLATKTALKLADYVVTEAGFGADLGAEKFFDIKCRYAGISPSAVVIVATVRALKMNGGVEKAELSKENVKAVVSGSANLLQHLENLKKFEVPVVVALNKFPTDTAAEFDAVIKSCEAKEVKVILSDVFSQGGKGGVELAEEVVRLCDQNVAPYKPLYELELPIEEKIETIAKEIYRADGVVFSLEAKQQLDEIVALGFDHLPVCMAKTQYSFSDDAALLGAPRNFDIHVKEIRLSAGAGFVVAITGAIMTMPGLPKVPAANGMDITEDGEIIGLS
- a CDS encoding aminomethyltransferase family protein, with product MFSIDHSVNNGALHFMHFGNSKFLPSVVTSPKEELLAARSSAWLGAFLNISPVYDVYGPDADKLMNYVCVNRDFSKLKVSSSRHALLCNEKGQLLADGLVTRIDEQTLRTYWLAPAVSYYVDTLGMDVKGKWVYDEYFYQIDGPKSLEIMEKATGSDLHEMKFAGKMDVKIAGTDMSIVRLGMSGCLAYEMHGALENADKAFAAILAAGEEFGIKRLGFAQYCRNHTQGGYPNQWIQFWYPSLTSGEKMADYMKSDKLRDDMKNCSYANYLRTNYPFEGSASDNVENAFVTPFDLDWDYLINWDHDFIGKETLLKIKDNPPRKITTLEWNAEDVAAVVASSFMGQDVEPAADITSTGDGGERPFVMSKVMLDGKVIGVATGRTQDFYHRRMISLAYLERDKVVEGKDVVVIWGDADGRQMEIRAKIAAFPYYNEEYRNETFDVEKIPHPTVK
- a CDS encoding LysR family transcriptional regulator; protein product: MINIDYMIEYITLAENLNFSKTAEILHVAQPALSRHIAAIEEEMGVKLFSRSTRSVAITPAGKSVYDQFKKIIRIYNQTCEQALMLSDEAFGTLKISSPYYWTADYTEPIVFEFSKLYPQHQIEIISCQPNEGMNQLKRGESDLLLTCDFGFEPDSHIRRFVFATELMGVILLTDNPLAQKTSISIADLNDCVLILLNPEDAYNNILNTEILRLFATYQIEPAKIVYSQQVDTIGMVIQKSQGISIVPYGLRHMDRDYTKMIPLNKAELTMQTSFYYKIGNNNPLIPQFLRVAKDVFAH
- a CDS encoding LysR family transcriptional regulator encodes the protein MSRVDFLDFRLYQIQLFLVVCECKSFTTASQMLNTTQSAVSKSITSMETTLGFPLFERKKNRLELTEASRILYAEWKHAIRNIQSSIDKAYSAYYKRQSSLIIGEPDSMRTDKDYLPAIKDFQVMHPELNISFVEKPIGELISNLLTDELDVAITVDYEIPSLKNLDVNWKIIAESPKLTIIMHINNPLAAKDKLEIIDLKNEEFIVMSPLGHQNYIDLLVRLCNAQGFEPKINSSAPNARSMMSTLIRSQSGIVLGNRFLYDGNSPELKHFELDNTESSLIIVWKNQTERPIVNDFIKAVVENEQYKDVN